The proteins below come from a single Parageobacillus thermoglucosidasius genomic window:
- the gatC gene encoding Asp-tRNA(Asn)/Glu-tRNA(Gln) amidotransferase subunit GatC: MSRISIEQVKHVAHLARLAITDKEAEMFTKQLDAIITFAEQLNELDTENVPPTSHVLDMKNVMREDVPTPGLPREEVLKNAPDHQDGQFRVPAILE; this comes from the coding sequence ATGTCGAGAATTTCCATCGAACAAGTCAAACATGTGGCGCATTTGGCGCGTTTGGCGATTACTGACAAAGAAGCAGAAATGTTTACGAAGCAGTTAGATGCGATTATTACGTTTGCTGAGCAATTAAATGAGCTCGATACAGAAAACGTTCCGCCAACCTCGCACGTTTTGGATATGAAAAACGTCATGCGCGAAGATGTGCCGACACCGGGACTTCCGCGCGAAGAAGTGTTGAAAAACGCTCCGGACCACCAAGACGGGCAATTCCGCGTACCAGCGATTTTAGAGTAA